The following proteins are co-located in the Bos indicus isolate NIAB-ARS_2022 breed Sahiwal x Tharparkar chromosome 8, NIAB-ARS_B.indTharparkar_mat_pri_1.0, whole genome shotgun sequence genome:
- the SLC39A14 gene encoding metal cation symporter ZIP14 isoform X2 — protein MELLRPALPSYFLLTLLSIWTAASEARAVSTGMPTISAASFLQNLMHRYGEGDSLTLQQLKALLNHLDVGVGRGNISQPVQGPRNLSTCFSSGELFAAHNLSHQSQIGEREFQEFCPTILQQLDSRACSSENQENEENEQTEEGRPSSVEVWGFGFLSVSLINLASLLGVLVLPCTERAFFSRVLTYFIALSIGTLLSNALFQLIPEAFGFNPMEDYYVSKSAVVFGGFYLFFFTEKILKMLLKQKNEHHHGHSHYTSETLPSQKDQEEGVTEKLQNGDLDHMIPQHCSGELDGKTPVVDEKVIVGSLSVQDLQASQSACHWLKGVRYSDIGTLAWMITLSDGLHNFIDGLAIGASFTVSVFQGISTSVAILCEEFPHELGDFVILLNAGMSLQQALFFNFLSACCCYVGLGFGILAGSHFSANWIFALAGGMFLYISLADMFPEMNEVSQEDERKGSALIPFVIQNLGLLTGFGIMLVLTMYSGHIQIG, from the exons ATGGAGCTGCTGCGCCCAGCCCTCCCCAGCTACTTCCTGCTGACCCTGCTCAGCATATGGACGGCTGCTTCTGAGGCTCGTGCTGTGTCCACAGGGATGCCCACCATCAGTGCAGCCTCTTTTCTGCAAAACCTCATGCATCGCTACGGGGAGGGTGACAGCCTTACCCTTCAGCAGCTGAAGGCCCTGCTCAACCACCTGGACGTGGGAGTAGGCCGGGGCAATATCTCCCAGCCCGTGCAGGGCCCGAGGAACCTCTCGACG TGCTTCAGTTCTGGAGAACTCTTTGCTGCCCACAACCTCAGCCACCAGTCGCAGATCGGGGAGCGTGAGTTCCAGGAGTTCTGCCCCACCATCCTCCAGCAGCTGGACTCCAGGGCCTGCTCCTCCGAGAACCAGGAGAATGAGGAGAATGAGCAGACAGAAGAGGGGAGGCCCAGCTCGGTGGAAG TGTGGGGCTTTGGTTTTCTCAGTGTCTCACTGATTAACCTGGCCTCTCTCCTGGGAGTCCTCGTCCTGCCCTGCACGGAGAGAGCGTTTTTCAGCCGTGTGCTCACTTACTTCATCGCCTTGTCCATTGGAACGCTGCTCTCTAACGCGCTCTTCCAGCTCATCCCAGAG GCTTTCGGTTTCAACCCCATGGAAGACTATTACGTCTCCAAGTCTGCAGTGGTGTTCGGGGgcttttatctcttctttttcacagaGAAGATCTTGAAGATGCTCCTTAAACAGAAAAACGAG CATCATCACGGACACAGCCATTATACCTCTGAGACGCTCCCCTCCCAGAAGGACCAGgaagagggggtgacagagaagcTGCAGAATGGGGATCTGGATCATATGATTCCTCAGCACTGCAGCGGGGAGCTGGACGGGAAGACCCCCGTGGTGGACGAGAAGGTCATCGTGGGCTCCCTGTCCGTCCAG GACCTGCAAGCTTCCCAGAGCGCCTGCCATTGGCTGAAAGGTGTACGCTACTCAGACATCGGCACGCTGGCCTGGATGATCACCCTGAGCGACGGCCTCCACAACTTCATCGACGGCCTGGCTATCGGCGCCTCCTTCACTGTGTCCGTCTTCCAGGGAATCAGCACCTCAGTGGCCATCCTGTGTGAGGAGTTCCCACATGAGCTTG GAGACTTTGTTATCTTGCTCAACGCCGGCATGAGTCTCCAGCAGGCTCTCTTCTTCAACTTCCTCTCTGCCTGCTGCTGTTACGTGGGCCTGGGCTTCGGCATCTTAGCCGGCAGCCACTTCTCTGCCAACTGGATCTTTGCACTGGCTGGAGGAATGTTCTTGTATATTTCGCTGGCTGATATG tTCCCTGAGATGAACGAGGTGAGCCAAGAGGATGAACGCAAGGGCAGTGCCTTGATCCCCTTTGTCATCCAGAACCTGGGCCTCTTGACTGGTTTTGGCATCATGCTAGTCCTCACCATGTACTCGGGACACATCCAGATCGGATAG
- the SLC39A14 gene encoding metal cation symporter ZIP14 isoform X1 encodes MELLRPALPSYFLLTLLSIWTAASEARAVSTGMPTISAASFLQNLMHRYGEGDSLTLQQLKALLNHLDVGVGRGNISQPVQGPRNLSTCFSSGELFAAHNLSHQSQIGEREFQEFCPTILQQLDSRACSSENQENEENEQTEEGRPSSVEVWGYGLLCVTVISLCSLLGASVVPFMKKTFYKRLLLYFIALAIGTLYSNALFQLIPEAFGFNPMEDYYVSKSAVVFGGFYLFFFTEKILKMLLKQKNEHHHGHSHYTSETLPSQKDQEEGVTEKLQNGDLDHMIPQHCSGELDGKTPVVDEKVIVGSLSVQDLQASQSACHWLKGVRYSDIGTLAWMITLSDGLHNFIDGLAIGASFTVSVFQGISTSVAILCEEFPHELGDFVILLNAGMSLQQALFFNFLSACCCYVGLGFGILAGSHFSANWIFALAGGMFLYISLADMFPEMNEVSQEDERKGSALIPFVIQNLGLLTGFGIMLVLTMYSGHIQIG; translated from the exons ATGGAGCTGCTGCGCCCAGCCCTCCCCAGCTACTTCCTGCTGACCCTGCTCAGCATATGGACGGCTGCTTCTGAGGCTCGTGCTGTGTCCACAGGGATGCCCACCATCAGTGCAGCCTCTTTTCTGCAAAACCTCATGCATCGCTACGGGGAGGGTGACAGCCTTACCCTTCAGCAGCTGAAGGCCCTGCTCAACCACCTGGACGTGGGAGTAGGCCGGGGCAATATCTCCCAGCCCGTGCAGGGCCCGAGGAACCTCTCGACG TGCTTCAGTTCTGGAGAACTCTTTGCTGCCCACAACCTCAGCCACCAGTCGCAGATCGGGGAGCGTGAGTTCCAGGAGTTCTGCCCCACCATCCTCCAGCAGCTGGACTCCAGGGCCTGCTCCTCCGAGAACCAGGAGAATGAGGAGAATGAGCAGACAGAAGAGGGGAGGCCCAGCTCGGTGGAAG TTTGGGGGTACGGTCTCCTCTGCGTGACCGTCAtctccctctgctccctcctggGGGCCAGCGTTGTGCCCTTCATGAAGAAGACTTTTTACAAGAGGCTCCTGCTCTACTTCATAGCTCTGGCGATTGGAACCCTCTACTCCAACGCCCTCTTCCAGCTCATCCCTGAG GCTTTCGGTTTCAACCCCATGGAAGACTATTACGTCTCCAAGTCTGCAGTGGTGTTCGGGGgcttttatctcttctttttcacagaGAAGATCTTGAAGATGCTCCTTAAACAGAAAAACGAG CATCATCACGGACACAGCCATTATACCTCTGAGACGCTCCCCTCCCAGAAGGACCAGgaagagggggtgacagagaagcTGCAGAATGGGGATCTGGATCATATGATTCCTCAGCACTGCAGCGGGGAGCTGGACGGGAAGACCCCCGTGGTGGACGAGAAGGTCATCGTGGGCTCCCTGTCCGTCCAG GACCTGCAAGCTTCCCAGAGCGCCTGCCATTGGCTGAAAGGTGTACGCTACTCAGACATCGGCACGCTGGCCTGGATGATCACCCTGAGCGACGGCCTCCACAACTTCATCGACGGCCTGGCTATCGGCGCCTCCTTCACTGTGTCCGTCTTCCAGGGAATCAGCACCTCAGTGGCCATCCTGTGTGAGGAGTTCCCACATGAGCTTG GAGACTTTGTTATCTTGCTCAACGCCGGCATGAGTCTCCAGCAGGCTCTCTTCTTCAACTTCCTCTCTGCCTGCTGCTGTTACGTGGGCCTGGGCTTCGGCATCTTAGCCGGCAGCCACTTCTCTGCCAACTGGATCTTTGCACTGGCTGGAGGAATGTTCTTGTATATTTCGCTGGCTGATATG tTCCCTGAGATGAACGAGGTGAGCCAAGAGGATGAACGCAAGGGCAGTGCCTTGATCCCCTTTGTCATCCAGAACCTGGGCCTCTTGACTGGTTTTGGCATCATGCTAGTCCTCACCATGTACTCGGGACACATCCAGATCGGATAG